The Corynebacterium sp. SCR221107 genome includes the window TACGGATCGAGTGAGTCTGGCACGGGGGACGTCGGAAAGCGAGAAGCCCGCGCCAACGGGACAAAAGCGGGTAGCTGGGGCGGGGAGGATTCAGGAATGGGCAGGTGCCAAGGTAGACTTGCAAAGCGTGACACAACCTACTACCCCTAAGCACAATCCGGTGCTGGTCGTCGATTTCGGCGCCCAGTACGCGCAGCTGATTGCGCGGCGCGTGCGCGAGGCCAACATCTACTCCGAGGTTGTCCCGCACACCGCGACCGTTGAAGAGATTAAGGCGAAAAACCCCGCAGCACTCGTGCTTTCGGGCGGACCGAGCTCCGTATACGAGGACGGCGCACCGCAGCTCGATCCGGCGGTCCTCGAGCTGGGTCTGCCGGTGTTCGGCATCTGCTACGGATTCCAGTACATGACAAATGCGCTCGGCGGCACTGTCGCATCCACTGGAGAACGCGAGTACGGTCGCACCGACCTTACTGTTGCCGGTGGCGTCCTCCACGAAGGCCTTGAAACCACCCACAAGGTGTGGATGAGCCACGGCGACGCCGTGACCCAGGCACCGGCGGGCTTTGAGGTGACCGCCACCTCCGCGGGCGCTCCGGTCGCCGCATTCGAGTGTGTAGACAAGCGGATGGCGGGAGTCCAGTACCACCCCGAGGTTCTGCACTCCCCGCACGGCCAGGAGGTGCTCACCCGCTTCCTGACCGAGGTCGCAGGCCTGGAGCAGAACTGGACCCCGGCCAATATTGCCGAAGAGCTCATTGCGACCGTACGCGAGCAGATCGGCCCCGAGGGGCGCGCGATCTGCGGCCTGTCGGGTGGTGTGGACTCCGCGGTGGCCGGCGCCATCGTGCAGCGCGCCATCGGTGATCGCCTCACCTGCATCCTGGTTGACCACGGCCTGCTGCGTGCAGGTGAGCGCGAGCAGGTCGAAAAGGACTTCGTTGCCTCCACCGGCGCCCGCCTCGTGGTTGCCGACGAGCGCGAGGCCTTCCTG containing:
- the guaA gene encoding glutamine-hydrolyzing GMP synthase, with translation MTQPTTPKHNPVLVVDFGAQYAQLIARRVREANIYSEVVPHTATVEEIKAKNPAALVLSGGPSSVYEDGAPQLDPAVLELGLPVFGICYGFQYMTNALGGTVASTGEREYGRTDLTVAGGVLHEGLETTHKVWMSHGDAVTQAPAGFEVTATSAGAPVAAFECVDKRMAGVQYHPEVLHSPHGQEVLTRFLTEVAGLEQNWTPANIAEELIATVREQIGPEGRAICGLSGGVDSAVAGAIVQRAIGDRLTCILVDHGLLRAGEREQVEKDFVASTGARLVVADEREAFLAKLAGVTEPEAKRKAIGAEFIRSFERSVASVLEGEQVDFLVQGTLYPDVVESGGGTGTATIKSHHNVGGLPDDVEFELVEPLRLLFKDEVRAVGRELGLPEEIVNRQPFPGPGLGIRIIGEVTEERLETLRAADLIARTELTAAGLDNEIWQCPVVLLADVRSVGVQGDGRTYGHPIVLRPVSSEDAMTADWTRLPYDVLEKISTRITNEVPDVNRVVLDVTSKPPGTIEWE